TTTGATACGCAAGAATGTACCATTGGTTCATCATAAGACTATCTTTGATATAAATGGTAGATATATTATTGTGTTGGGCTCTATAAATTCAAAGGAAATTACTTTAGTTAATTTATATGCAGCAAATTATGATGACCCcctcttttttcaaaaacaatttaaattaatcCCCAGTATTTCGGAATCAAATGTAATTATTGGAGGTGATTTCAGTTGTATGCTGGACAATGTGCTTGATAGACAACCAAGTCAGACTGCCAATACGGCATCTAAATCTAATTCAATGTTAAGACAGTATATGCAATCTCTAAACATTGTAGATATATGGAGAATTCTTAATCCCTCAGAGagagatttgttttattattatattcatgtGCATAAGTCATATTCGCACATAAAATTTTTTTCTGCTCAATTCAAATTTAGTACCAAATGCATGCAAGTCACAATATGACAACATTATAATATCAGATCATGCTCTACAGTCAGTTGATCTCAGATTAGATAATTTAAGAGGAGAATTTATATGGAAATTAAATAAAGCACTACTATGCGTTTTCCCGCATTTGTATGATGCAAATGTCATTCTTATACCTGAACCAGGTCAAAATCGGCTGCTAGTGTCATCATATAGATCGATTTCTTAACTGAAACCAAAATAACTGGGCAAATTATTGCAAATAGACTGAAAAAGCATATCTGTGATATAAAAGCCTACATCCGGATCAGACAGGCTTAATGCCAGGTAGACATATGTATTTAAATCTATGTTTTATATTCAAACCATAAAGAAGATGCAGCAGTAATGTCATTGGAAGCACAAAGGGCATTAAACCAAGTAGAATTGGGATATATGATGTCAGCCCTGAAGATATTTGGTTTCGGCCACGTGTTAAGAGAATGGATCAAAACAATATAATCCTGTCCAGAACCCTCAGTAGTGACTAATCATATTATCTCAGCTCCTTTCTCAATTTATTGATAGAGCCATTGGCTCCATACATTCAGCAACAGGCAGATATTCAACCAATCTTGATAGGTGGCCTCCCACAACATATTTCACTCTCTGcagacaataatttttttaataaaaaaaagtaagtcTCCTCACTGCAATTACAAGATTCAGGAATGTATCAGGTTTTATTGTTAACATGGGAAAAAAGTGACCTGATGACTATTGCGCCCAATACTTTTAAGCAGTACATAAGATCCACCCTATTCAAGATAGCAGAAAACTCCTTTATTTATCTTGGTGTAAATACAGTACTTGTGAACAGTTAAATGTCTATCTTGAAATTGCAGTCAGTTTAAATCTTCTCAGTACAAATATCACAAATGGAAAATATATTCAACACTAATATCACTTAATgaattaaagaaaaatacaattGTTCAATCACTGCACACAAAAACTCAAACCTCACTCGAAATGTAAGCAATAGTAGAGGGAATATCAGAGCTACTTTACCACCGGACAACTTGTTTTTACTGAGGAATAAGAATgactagatattttttttatttattttttttttatgatcagtCTTAGATATAAATTGAGGATGTCCACATATCTGCAGATGTTCGTTGTGTAATGCTTTCCTGCGTTTAATCATTGGAGGTGTTTTCGTCCTACTCTATATCTCTGTTGAAGGTGGGAACAGGGCCTTTGGGAGTGTTGGTGAGTGTGCAATAGTCTTGTTTGAAACACACAGGCATTGGGTTAATGACAACCGGTGCTTCGGAAGCCTCGAAGTCCTCGAGACACTCGAGACTAAGAGCCGAGTCCTTCAGAGACAGAACATCCCCACTCAGACACGTCACGTTCAGAGACTCGATGAGGTTCCCCATTTTATCAGGCAACTCTTCGCAGAACAAAGAAAAATCCTCACACGAGATGCTTGTCTCGCTGTGCGTATCAGTCATTTGGCACGGGGCCCAGACCTCAGTTGTGGGGCCCACATAAGCTGTGGGGCACTGTGCTGTGGGATACATGCCCATTTTCTCAACCTGATCCTGTAGTGTGGTTATGACCTCGGAAATCTTGtcaatttttgaaaagtcttcCATAACTTGAAAATCTTGTAAAGGACTTTTTGCCAAAACCcaacactaataaaaaaaaggaggacaaatatgaatttattattaatatatggacatatacagtcatggccaaaaatatcggcacccttggtaaatatgatcaaagaaggctgtgaaaatgaatCTGGATTGTtcatccttttgatcttttattttaaaaaaaattcacaaaaatgtatcctttcattggataataagaatttaaaatggggggaaatatcattatgaaataaaggtttttctcaaatactcgttggacacaatttttggcacccctagaaattatttttagtaatatatctctgaagtatattcccattcatattcataaTTTTGAACACTCCAGcgggattataaacatgaaattttccagccatggcttcctgtttcacataAATATAAAGAGGAGAGAAAACAAAGCCCAATTTACCTTAAACATCCATcgaaatgagaaaaaccaaagaatatatttctgatgtgcagcaaaagataattgaactTCACAAATTAGTggagtggctttaagaaaagagctagaacTGCGAACATTTCCACCATctgggcaataattaagaatttccaatcaacataaaatgttacgaatctgcctggaagaggacgtgggTCTATATTATCCTAATGCACGGttagaaggagagtttgagtggctaaagactccccaaagaccacagctggagaattgcagaaaaaaagttgAATCTCGGGTTatgtcaaacagaacctacatcagcacatgttgtttgggagggttacaagaaaaattatcctagctcatccaaaaacaaactaaagcatattcagttatcagacatgactggaacttcaaatgggactggcttctatggtgagatgaaactaaaaaaatttGCTTTTTAGAAGCAAACattcaagatgggtttggtgcacacagggataaaaagtaccccatgtgtacaatgaaatatactgctgtatttttgatgttgtggcctatatttctgctggaggtcctggacatcttgtttagagacatggcatcatggattctatcaaataccaacagataaaaaataagtaagtgactgactctgttagaaatcttataatgggccacatttggatcttccaaccacacaataacccaaacacaaacctcaaaaacaacacagaaatgggtcactgagcacaaaaccaagcttctgctatagccattccagtcctctgacctgaagcctctagaaaatgagaggagtgaaatGAAGAGAAGAAGCATCAGCATGGAGCTGgtaatctaaagggtctggagtgattctggatgaaggaatggtctctgatctcttgtcaggtgttctctaacctcatcaggcattttaggagaaaatttagaccCGTTAAACTGGTAAatagaggtttcaaaaagtattgaataaaagggtgccgttaattgtggccagtgtgtattagagaaaaatatttatttcataatgatatttccccccattttaaattctaattatccaatgaaaggattcatttttgtgaatttttttaataaaagatcaaaaggattaacaatgcagatgaatttccacagccttctttgatcatatttaccaatatttttggccatgactgtattacaatttaaataattattttctataagaatataatgtaatttatttctgtgatgcaaagttgaatgttcagcatcaatactccactcttcagtgtcacatgatccttcataaaccattctaatatgctgatttgcttctcaataaatatttattcttattattaatgttggaaaGCAGTTAAATGTTTTAGTAAGTAaactttttaagtttttattttttcaaaatgaatTAATACTTGCATTCATCAATGatgaattaaaaagattaaaagttatagtaaagacatttataatatgtatttaaattaaatgctgttaccccccccccccccccccatgattCTTTgttgaatgggggggggggttacatcatttattttaaatacatattataaatgtctttactataacTTTTAATCCTTTTAATTCTaatagcattgataataataacactAATTATAACTTAGCAACAAATCAACAtgttagaatgatatctgaaggatcatgtgaccctaaaACATTATAAAGTACCCACTGTCTCACAAGCCATTTCTACTCAATTAATCAAACCCCAGAATATTCAAACTCTCCATTATAAAATCCTATTCTATTTGAAGTGTGAAATGTTACCTGAAAATTGCCTTGGTGATTTTTATCAAGTGGCTGGAAGTACGTTGCTGGTGTTGGAACCCATGAAATTTCTTTCATCTTAAATCTGTAATGGATAAATCTCACATATTATTTCCAGTTATCTTTCCTGTGACACCTGAGTTGTTCACTAGCTCTGTATATTTATCCCATGTACTGCATACCTACGCAATAAATTTACTTCAATTCACTTCAAGCAGTGTATGATAAACAATTACCTTGCAGCAGGAATGGCCATCAGCAGAATTAAAAGTCCAACCACTGAAAACATTCCAATGGCAATCTTGCTGACTTGACTGGGCTCATcttgtacaaaataataaataaaaaaaaaaaaaaatacatggatGGATTGACTTAGATTTTACATTAACAGATTGATTCAAAATTTACATGGGCGTGTAAATGTGAAGCAGTAGTTACCACCAGTATTCACCTTTGTAGGCTGTTTTCCATTTCACTGCACTGCTCCAGTCACTCCACATTCCCCTGTAGTCTGTTCCACGCTCTATCATAGTCTTCACCATCACAGTGTATGTAGTGCCCGGATCAAACTTCATTTCATCAATCTGAATCATATCTTTCTCTGCTTGAACACTAACCGCCTTGGAAAAGTAACATTAATGTTAAGCCATTCatagaagtcattcattttcaaaacaGGAATACACAGATAGATGGTGTAATATAAGTTTCTTTGATGTGGGTGAAACAGAGGATGTTCTCAGAGAACATGCCCAATGAATGGCGGACATTCATAATTCAATCATCGTTATAATCAATCTTACACTTGTAGTATTTCCATCTTTGTAGTACTTGAATTGGTGTATGATGGGTAGAGCCATTCTGTAAACATGATTTTCATATCCGCTCTTCCAAGAGAAATTATACATTCCATTTGCATATTGTAACGTCAGATTAAACGGAGTCTTTGGTTTAACTGAGAAAAGAAAGAAGTTTCATGTATGTGATATATAAACTGTCTAAatcattatttgttttcattgattacaaatctaaaaatctactcaCTATTTTTTACTGGTTCAAAAGATGCATCCAACAGAGTTGAATTCTCAGTTTCATTTTCcaaataataaagtatatatttatcaACACTCCTGAAGTTTGATACTGTTAAACTGCAGATGTGATCTTCACGTACTCTCTGCAGTTGGCAGTCATATTTCCTGTGTGTGAAAATCCATGTTTGGGAAAATCTTACACTGTACTGTAAATGCATACTACCATTCGCATATAAAAACTGAAACACAGTCCATGAATTACTAAACAGACAATGGCAATGAATAACTGGAGCATACTTACGGTCCATTGTCTTTTAATTGAGCTTCCAGTCGGTATGATATGTTTCTAGTGGATGTGACTGGTAGTTTTAAAGAGCAGCTGATGGTAGAGTAGTAATCTGACACACAGATGTGCCCTTTATTCAGAGATGAAATAACGAAATGATCATATATTTTTGGAAGTACATGCAAAATCCATTTTGACTGAAACTTCAGATTTAATAGACATGTTTTACCTTGTAAAGTCGCTTTAAGTTGCACTGAAAAAGCCAAGAAAATGAAGAAAATCCCAGTGCGGTTCATCATTCCTGTACAGGACTGAATGAACACGCTCTTCTGGATTTCAGATTTCCAGATTTCAGAACACACACAAGTCAGCACATGCAACTGACAAGAAGTGACTCATATAAAATGTTCACCATAAAGGCAACAATTGaatcatttagcagactttaaagACGACTAATGAATGAGGAATACAAGCATTTTatcttaaactgataaaaaaataccTTCAATATAAAGCCACTCAGGTGCCATTCATTTAAATCCTAAGTGATTAAAAATCTGGTGCTTATTCtgaacatttatttgtaataaaaataaaaagtcagtcAAAACACCCAAGATGCTTAAAAATCAAGTATCTATCatacatttctgtatttatgCTCTAATTTTAAAGAAGACACATAGCAACTCACCAAACTGATTCTGAAGCATTAGAGAAATATTACATAATAGCAAGAAAGCTGAAGTCTGTGGCAGAAAAGGGCATCAAGATTGCTTTATATACAGAGAAGTGTTCCTGTTTACGTAGGAGGTCTAAACCTCAACATTATCTAAAAAATCTCTCATTAGTGAAGATGGCATCTCATGAGTCTTATCATACGTGAGTCTTTTACATTAattaaaggtaacactttataataacctTAATTTATAAACCATTAACACACATTATATACTGCTTAATGCATCATTAGATAATATATATGAACATGGCTAGAAATATGAGATAATGTTCTTGTTAACCTTTACTAATGAACTTACTAAACATTATGTAATGATTAAtagatatttatttactgtaactCGAAATGCTTAAAAATGTCAGTAAACTTTCGTGTTCATGTGATCTTCATTTGTTGGTCTTTGTTTGTTGTGTAGACCTCTATTTAtacatcttaaagggttagttcacccgagaatgagaATTCATCCAtcatctactcaccctcgaagcatcctaggtgtatgtgatgaagttacattaaaaattgtccttgctattccaagcctttcaatgggttaagcaggtgtttgttgtcaaccattcagaagacttgaaataatgtgcgtgcatctgtaataatacaggggtgaataaaggccccttgtagtgaatccatgcatttttgtaagataaatatccagctTTCAAAcgttataaacacttttttcctcacttctgctgactgctGGGAACCGGAAGACATGCAGGCGGATCCCCACAGtccagcagaagtgagaaaaaaagtgtttattagtttgaaatctggatatttatcttacaaaaacgccTTTATttaccccccggagccatgtgaggaacacctaggatgcttcgagggagtagaagatggacgaattttcattctcgggtgaactaacccttgaattaataatctttaattaattatttgttcatgtttttgcagtagccattctgaagtggaaactattaatcatttgtaaatgtttttaaattattactaATCATTTAGTATATCTTTATGGGCATTGGACTTATGTAACACGGTTTATGCAAATGCTGGCTAAAGACATAACAGACTGTaattttggtgcaaaaaaaaataaaaaattgtattgcCTCGACACTCACATTAGTAAACCACTCTTCAGTATATCATTAAGGATAGATATTCCTTGaatcaattttatatataatataatataatatataatcagaAGACTGAACTGTGTTTCCTTAAAATCAAACCGACCCCCTGTTGACCCTTacatcaaacacaaacacattatcTCACGTTTCTTACTCTTTgaatatattaactaatgatccattaagcattatataatgtttgttaatgatttattaattaaagttattataaagtgttaccaaattgaatattgcagGTAAACACAACCGTCTAGGCGATTTTAAACAGTATATACAACATCATGTAACAGTGTAAGCAAGGAGAAAGTTTTACAGAAGAGGTCATACAGGTATTATACCAAAGGGAGAACCTGAATGCATTTTGAATAGGCCTATAATAAAAGGcacataattatttgttttattattctaaatattctATGTACTAACATTTCCAGGCAGAAACATCTTGATATGACTTTTCTCATGTAAATGATTCTATAAATGACTGAGCTGACATTTAGTCACGTGATTTGAAAGATAACAAGTTAGAAATATGAACCTTTATTTGTGGCTTCCTTCTGAATGTCACggtgtcttatttttttttttttttatcttttagttTCTAATGCTGCAGAACGTTTAAAGTGCTCCTGCACATACAATTCCAAAAACAAGGCCACAAATGTTGCTATATAAGTTGCGGTGTCTTACAGATGATTATTAATACTAACAGCATAGCTTTTAAACAAAACGAATTGTACagtaataagacaaaaaaaatttaaggtAATGTAAGTTCAAACAGTCCATTCTACTTGtaaataaagtcagtaatcaccTCTAATCATCAAAGTGTCTACTTCCTAAGTAATAAATAATCagatcattaaaataaagtgcattgataatttcatgaaaatgtaggcattaatggaaaaaaataataggtTAAAAAGCACCAAAGTCCCCCCCTTAtccaaccccccaccccccacccccctccgCCACCCACACACGCACCATCTGCTGAGCTCATGATTTATACAAAAGATCTGATATGTAGAAATACCCGTAGTATTATCAGGTAGCTGCCATTCTGTAGATCTGTCTGACACATGCCTTATCTTGCTCTGAGCAAACTGTGATAACTGCAACATTGTGTGCAAAGACAGAAAAACTGCACAGCTCAGGCATTTCTCACGAAAAAAAAGTCACGAAATGCATAATTCTCAGTCTTACCTCATTTCATTATCAGTACCTAAACACTGATCGCACCTCACATCCCATACTTCTGCTACACGCTAAATAAACATACTTCATTTGCTGCTGGGAAAGTAGAGCTGCGGCTGAGTATGTATTTAGACGCTATGTTGGTATTGAGACATACAACCACATCATAAAATCACCACAGGCGTGTTATGTACTGTTTGTGTTTGCATGACGCTAAATTCATAACTTACATACGTATTTTAGGTTCAACATTTATACACATCCTGCAAATATTCAAAGTATTAGTTGATCACAGTATTGCTTTTTAAGTGACTAAATCTTGAACTTTAACTTATAAAGCATGAACAGATTTATCTGTCTTAGCATGTTATTTTCAGTTAGCATGTTAAGTCGATGTTTTGGGATGCACTAAATCTACTCTTGCATAGTAAATGCAGAGGTTGTGTTAACCAAACAAGTGACCATAAATTGAGAAAATTGTGATTGCATAatgacaaataattacaaatgctTTCAATCATTCACACCAAGAAAgctaactataaagataactatgtAAGTGTCCACACCGATGCACATTAATGTTCTGTTTAATATCGGGGCACgctttcatttatcattttaaatgcttGAGCATGTTAAAGCAGAATGGtgttttattgttcatcagctaGAAAACATCTGTCTGAAAGTGTTATATTGATATTGTTCTTCTAAATCGTTATAGTTCTGGTGTGAATTCTCTTAAATAAAGAATGATTTTTAGATCTTtacagttatcgttcttggtgtgaacgagcCTTAACCTCTTGACTGTTACTCCCCTCCCCCTTTTTTTTGAACATAGACGTGAAAGTACACTATTCaaacttaaattgttataattcataaacgcttttgaatacagaccaaaggttgACAATCTGTAGATTATTGCAGAAgtgattttaatcatttaatcattttaaaaaatgaaagcttaaagttatagaagtttaaatttactgtaaagGAAATGTACTGTActattttgattatattttatataaaataaatatttaaaaaatatgttttaatccaAAATTGCTAGAAAAAATTTAAGCCATATGTCTCAATAAGTTACAAATTTGAAgctgatatatataaaaaagtagcaTTCTGTAGAATTGTGTTTAGGCATTATACCACAAACAGCCACCTGGTGCCATTCAAACTCCACTGAATTTTTTCGATAcatttttctgtcacaaatgCATAAATTTCTCTCTCAATATTATGTCTATGACAAAATAAACCACCAAATATGGAATCTTTAGACTCAGACCTTTCAATGACATGTATTTTGTCAAGACTATGAAAAGTTTTGATTCTAAAAGACATCATATATTTGGAATATGAAACCtcccactaagggggaggagcCCACTGATTTCAGTGtctgatttcaaaatggttttcacaggatgaatttgGAGGTGTTAAGGGACACTAATTATGCAATCCTGcctcagaataaaaataaataattaacgtGACTTAATGTTACTTAATTTGTTGCTACTTTGAGCTATAAATAGTCACAATTAACTTATTTATGTATtggtttttacaattttattcctTGTTATTTCCTACTTTATTTCTTGTGACCTCTAATCTCACAGTTGTTATACCATATATCCCCAAATGTAATTATCTTTCTTATCTTAAACTTTATCACAATTaccaaacagattttttttttactcctagTTGAAAATGGCCTTCCATAGTTTTAGTGATTAGAAGTGAGAGAAAGGGGAGAAAAAGTTTTAAAACGCAAAACATACCAGGAAAAGTAggatttgaaaataataattaatgggATTTTGAAGTTCTTGTGACAAAGTCACATTAGAAATACAGTGTTACAAAATTTTACTGAAATAGAGCATGACAGAAGAAGTATGACCCAGTCCATTAGAGTGACAGATCATTATAATTAGTAGCACAACCTCTGACTTCAGAACTTAATCAGGTTAAACACATATTTAATTTAAGATGAATGAAAACAAGGTGTGAGGGGTAGACTTACAATGTCTTTATAATGTCATGGACACAACTAAAGAgtaaatcgcatccaaaataaaaattttgtttacaaaatatatgtgtgtatactgtgtgtatttattatgtatatgtaaatacacaaacatgcatgtatatattaaatatatatatatatatatatatatatatatatatatatatatatatatatatatatatatatatatatatatatataatttatattatacaggtgcatctcaataaattagaatgtcatgaaaaacttcatttatttcagtaattcaactcaaattgtgaaactcatgtattaaataaattcaaagcacACCGTCTGCAGTAGTTGAAGTCTTTGGATCTTTTAATTGTTATGATTTTgggtcacatttaacaaaaacccaccaattcacaatctcaacaaattagaatacttcataagaccaataaaaaaaaaataataataataataaatcaaattaaaaaaattgcgaattgttggccttctggaaagtatgttaatttactgtacatgtactcaatacttggtaggagctccttttgctttaattactgcctcaattcagcgtggcatggaggtgatcagtttgtggcactgctgaggtggtatggaagcccaggattctttgacagtggctttcagctcatctgcttttttttagttttttgtgttttggtctcttgtttctcattttcctcttgacaataccctatagattctctgtggggttcaggtctggtgagtttgctggccagtcaagcacaccaacaccacggccatttaaccaacttttagtgcttttggcagtgtgggcaggtgccaaatcctgctggaaaataataatcagcatcttcaaaaagctggtcagcagaaggaagcatggagtgctccaaaatttcttggtaaacgggtgcagtgactttggttttcaaaaaccacaatggaccaacaccagcagatgacattgcaccccaaaacatcacagactgtggaaacttaacactggacttcaagcaccTTGGGCTGTGAGCTGcttcacccttcctccagactctaggaccttggtttccaaatgaaatacaaaacttgctctcatctaaagagaggactttggaccactgggcaacagtccagttttacttctccttagcccaggtaagacgcctctgacattttctttggttcaggagtggcttaacaagatgaatacgacaactgtagccaaattccttgacacgtctgtgtgttgtggctcttgatgccttgatcccagcctcagtccattccttgtgaagttcactcaaattcttgaatcaaattttgcttgacaaccctcataaggctgcggttctctcggttggttgtgcatctttttcttccacactttttccttccactcaaccttctgttaacatgcttggatacagcactctgtgaacagtcagcttcttttgcaatgaatgtttgtggcttaccctccttgtgaagggtgtcaatgattgtcttctggacaactatcAGATCAGCAGTcatccccatgattgtgtagcctagtggaGCAAACTGAGATACCATTTTGAAGCCTCAGGAaaacttttgcaggtgttttgagttgattagctgattggcatgtaaccatattctaatttgttgagattatgaattggtgggtttttgttaaatgtgagtcaatatcatcacaattaaaagacttaaactactttagtctgtgtgctttgaatttatttaatacatgattttcacaatttgagttgataaacattcatattttatagataagtaaaacatatttttcttaaaaatatacaagcataataaatatacacagtacacccacatattatatgtaaacaaaaacttttgttttggatgcgattaattgcgaatGATCAGGTGACAGCACTACTCACAAATTTGAAAacggtttataaagtttttgttaacttacattttttttcaaggcATACATTTCCGTTAAGATGTTTCGTTGGCTGAACAATTGGTATAttgttaaacaacagtacaatccTTTGAACGCAATGTACTTCAGtctctcacagcctcattttcaatcctgtaaaatattaaatatggcgCTACCCTGACCAACGTCTATAGGCCTAAAGGAATGAT
The sequence above is a segment of the Carassius carassius chromosome 9, fCarCar2.1, whole genome shotgun sequence genome. Coding sequences within it:
- the il21r.2 gene encoding interleukin 21 receptor, tandem duplicate 2, whose amino-acid sequence is MIQIDEMKFDPGTTYTVMVKTMIERGTDYRGMWSDWSSAVKWKTAYKDEPSQVSKIAIGMFSVVGLLILLMAIPAARFKMKEISWVPTPATYFQPLDKNHQGNFQCWVLAKSPLQDFQVMEDFSKIDKISEVITTLQDQVEKMGMYPTAQCPTAYVGPTTEVWAPCQMTDTHSETSISCEDFSLFCEELPDKMGNLIESLNVTCLSGDVLSLKDSALSLECLEDFEASEAPVVINPMPVCFKQDYCTLTNTPKGPVPTFNRDIE